tatCTCTTTGTACCTGATATGACATTTGGTAGTTTGTGTCTATTGTGAAATTTGTGGGTTtaaaattgttcataatatttGCTTATTATTCTTTTAACATCAGACTATGTCTCCCTAACTTCAAAGATAGGTTCTGTAGTTTATAACACTCCTTGTCTTCTTTAATGAACTGTGCTAATAGGATGCCATGTCAGaaattactttattttccatACATATCTTTGTAGAATATTATCATTCAATCAGTTCTGGTATGCTCCATAACACTTTCACTACTTGGTCTTGACCATTTTGCTCTTTCAATCCTATAAATTTTATAGTCCTTATTAGTATACTACCATGCTGTTCAATATTGACTTATCAACTGAATAGTCTGTACAGCAAGTGTCCGTGTTCTATATATTTATGCCTAGCAGTTCTCCTAATACAGAATCTCTTTCTGGGCAAACTGCCAGAAGAAAGATGATTGACACCAAGCAGATGGTACTCCATCAAAGAAtctcagaaaactgtatataAGAAATCACAATTGTATGCATCCCAGGGTTCCATAGATAGTCAAGAAAAAAGTCAAAGTGAGGGAGAAAATCATTTTGGGAAACATGGGAACTGTCATctcttcaaagtttaaaaaatatcattgtgGGGTTAAGAGCCCATCCTTTGACACACTGCTTAATCCTTACTGTCTTATTACTTGTGCAACCATATTCAAGTCACAGGTGTTTTGGCCTTATTTAGAATTGTGTTAACCAGGTTGAGGTTTTCTATGTTTCCTTATCATTATAATTGTGTGGGAACTCCATTGTGTAGAGGCTGTGTgacatataaatacaattttaaagtcATTGAGGTTATTAATATAGAGGGACATGTGAATTAATCAAGAGTCAAagctaagcaaaacaaaaaatggtcTGTTCTTAAATGTCATTGGGAAAAACAACCTGTATCTAGATTAAATTGCCTTGATAAATAACATCTAGTTTTCttcaaaggttaaaaaataaaaaaagaacataatttttaattaccTTCTTATTACCTTATGGAGGGCCATCTACATTTAGGTGGTCAACACAAGCTGTGAGTTATAAGCCATCTGATGAACAAGGGACCTTATGTACCATTAGCCTAAGCTATTTACccaactcttctttctttctctctccctgcatccgtgtgtgtgtgtgtgtgtgtgtgtgtgtgtgtgtgtgtgtgtaatttaacCTATTCACATCATTAGTTTGGGAAAAGATTCAGTTCTACTATTAAGAGGTCTACCTATTACCATATAAGGAAATTCCTTTTTATGCACTATTTAATGCCAGATTCTAGTTCTTATTCACAGATGTTCTCTCAGGGGTTTTTATGACATAACCTTGCATCCTAGTTTGAGATATGGATGCCAATCTCTCTTCTTCAACAGCCCTTTTAAATCGACAACAACTTATTTGCATAACTAATTATTTACAACTTGTCTCTTTCTTCCATCCTAAACAtctaaggaataataaaaatcaccAGGGAAATTTTCAAGTCTTAGTGTGTTCATATGGTTCACCTCTCATGCCTCAGCTTATTGCTGTGGTTGTGTGTTTTTCACCTACTAGTTACTTAAGTTTTCATCATCACCCACCACTGACCATCTGGCCAGAAAGCAATCCAGTGCCTTCCCAGTCACCAGTGGATGTTGATATGTGTCTCAGAATGATGATGGACAATTACAGTACTCTCTGAGGAGGAGTCTGCTCTGGACCAAGGTGAGCAGAATAATCAGTCAGTTCTAATAAGACCAAGTCTTTCAAGTCAACAACTGGTAGTATTTGGTAACACGTAAGTGAATTTATTGATATGATGAGGTATTGCTTCATCCTGTATCATAATTCTATATTGCCTAGACCTTTGAAATAACTTCATCTACTTGATTGGACCCACTCTAGACAAAATGTAAAACTTGTGGGTTTACATAAATGCTTGTTTACCTAGGTGAAGTTTTCTAAGACTTCCCATGCTTCCATCTTTAACCTGAGGAAAGGTGAGCAAGTTTAATCAACTTATCCATCCCCTTCACCTCTATAGAGAGTAATAGTACTAATATTCCCCATAATCTAATAGATGGATCTCTCATTTACTCTTGTTTCTCTTTACTTGATGAAGCTGAAAAACAAGATTTACTTACTCCCTGGGATATGTGCATACATTGTTCCAGATAGGACAATGACCATGAAGTTTAGTAAATGCTTGAAACCTGCCCAGTGTCCCCATCACCCAGGACTAGTGAAATGTTtgtttagataaagaaaatgttctctaATGATTATGAGAGAGTGAAATGAACAATGGGACAATAGGAAGTCATTCTGCATATATATGACATTTACAGGCATCTTTCCTTGATAAGCTTATGTGGAGTTGAGATCAAGGTATGCAACTCTGCTCTCTCCATAGTTTTCTCAAACCCAAAGTATCCAGTCCTAAAGTGTCAAAGCAGCTGTAACATTGAATGAAAGATATTTAAGCATAAACTGACTTTAAGTAACTTGGATTTTTAAGTTATCATTGCATATCTCATACATTACAAAAGAAAGAGGAGTCCTCCAAGTACATAGGTTGATATGTGCACATATAGTTATGcaacaaaatggaaaggaaatgtcAAAATAGGGACAGATGCTATTTCTGGtgaaaaattaataggaaaatgGAGAAAGTGACAGATTATTATGTTTGTTTCTCCAACTCTAAAGTGTTAGAATCTGCAGCAATTAAactgaatactttttaaatgaaaataaaaggtagatcttcctttttgttttgatatgTAGAAGTATATTAGTAACACAgttttttattgaatatgctcAACCTGGAATGTTGATCGAGTTAGCACAGAAAATTTGGGGGCCTTCACATTTCTCTGTTCTCCACTGAACCCCTGGTAGCAGTTCAAGGCAAGCTGTGCTGTCACAGGCATGAATTCTTCATGAGAGCCTAGATCACCTCCACTGGAGTCATCTGGGAGGAGACACGGCAGCCCAGCTCTGAAATAagtaatgcttttatttttatttttaaaataaataaaatgtactattattttaaaacaaataaataaataaaaattttaaaacaaaaaaaattaaactgtgctcatcatCAAAGCTTTGTTTTAATGTTCACCAGGTCTTTCTATCTTTGACCTGAACATCAGACACATCATCAGGTGATACTCTTAATTATGAAAAACTAAGAAACTGTGAGGTCTCAATGGAACAGAGCATAGGTAAACTGAAAGTTCCCTACCCCAGAGGCTACTCTTTGCAATAAATAGGTGCCTTGATGTCTCCCATAAACACTGACCACAGCAGAAGATAGACTGTTTTGTTgcaatatgtttttatttcaaactttagTTAGAATACAGGTAATGCGTTATTCATGAAAAAACTTGTTAGATTCACTGTTTTTCTGGTAAGATATAGTCTATACATTTCTTAACttattctttaattcctttcctGTAGCACAATTTCCCAGTGTTTTTAGACCATTTTACCACATACTAATAGGGGTGGTTTGGAAGTGCTACAGAGCTTCCAGAAATATCAAGGGTTTCTTTGTCCAGTGAGATCTTAGAATGTTTGGACTCTCTAAAGCAACAAAATGAATGCTTTCTTCAAGGTCTCATGGTTTCTAAAAATTGTTCTCATAGACTGAGAACCATCAGGGTCCACAGTCTTTCTGGATTGTGGGACATTTCCAGGTACAGATAAGTGGCTGTAATTAACAGAAATTTCCCTACAGGGAAAAATATTGTTGATAATTTAGGTCAGGAAAATACTTGGCAGGCTATGGAGGGTAATCTCTCAAAAGAGATGACAGTGAGTGTTTACCGTGGAAATAGAATTATGCTTTTGGAATTAACTGACGGAGATTAAGGAGTACAATACCACATAAGTGCTAGAGTCAGGGAATCCCAGCTTTGTACCCCGTCTCACTCTTCACCTCTGAGACTTCTCACAGGCTACCCTGAGTCCAGCTCAGAATAAGACCCACTTCATGGAGTTATTATGAAGAGTAAGTTAGGCAATGGGATGAAAGTTTCTGGCATATGGAAGGTGTCCAGAGAGGCAGATGGGAGAAGTGGAGTTAGTTTTCATATAACTCTGAAATTAgcacctttaaaaagaaaaacggaaatgtgttcatttttttttctttgtttttattttcctgtttcattctcTTTGGTGAGTCCTGTTTTGgctttataaatatatgtttttggaaTCTGGAGATTAACTTCAACCACCTGGGAATGCTTACAAGCTAAGTTGTAATGGTATTTTTAATATTGCTACATGAATTATTAGTATTAATACTTTGTCTTTTGTAATTCAGCTAATACTAAAAACTGTTAAAGGAAGGTGGAAAAGCAGGGATAGGACTACTTTTTGGGTGTAACTTACAGCATCTAgagtctatttcttttttatctaaaGTTTCCAAAAAACTTTACTGCactaagataatattttaatacctttattttatttatttatttatctctatgtggtgctgaggacagaacccagggcctcacaaagtgctaggcaagcactctaccactgagctacaactaaGATAATAGTTGATGATCTCTTGTTGACTTGACTAGAAAATATGAAAGCCCTTTCCACATCTGGTACTTTCTAATTCTGTTCTTTTTGTCATCCCTGGTATCTGACAACAATGCTTAATTCAAACAACATCAACAACTTCAATTATACCTAACAGCGAGGGCAAGCACCAACTGCATGGACAGAAATGTAGAGTAATTAGTACCAAGAGCAATAATAACAGAACCATTACAGATGTgtagaatatttttcatataactaTTTGGCCAATTTCAGGTTTTCTTAGATCACTTTTCACATGACAagtattcattcacttattcatttttgAATGAATTGACCTTTAATAACAtgctaaattttctttcaaacatttcaAAAGTTATATACAAGAagtattttttctgaaatatagaCCCTAAACAATAAAATGctctttaaaaatgatattttatctcAGGCCCAAGAATTGATCATGATTATTGATCCATAccattcttttatcatttttcaatGACTATCCATGAGTGTTTATTCAATAACAATTAATAATTTGCTAATCAAATTACACCTAAGAAAATATGGCAGTGTGACAAATAACAATTTATAATGCCTTTATATGCTTCTGTGATCAGTTTCGTGGCCTTTCTTCACTTGAAGTTACTTATATTGtacatgttctcttttttttttcacatataggTTTATCAAATCCATACAAAGTATACAGCTATTTTTCTATTCCCATCTACCTTGTAAAAGCTATGCCAAATGAATTCAgtttgaatgctttttctttcattattgtaTTTTACAATGATATTTCTGTATCATTTATATGTTTatacttatttttccatggttcAGAACATGGTCTCCAATGTCAGTGGGTATTGTTATAAATTACTCCTTGTATACATATGTGAGGATGAATTTTGGGATGTAAATGAGAATGTAATTGCTAGGCCATAGAATGTGGAAATGTGTGGCTGTTACAAGATCATGTCAAACTTTGTTCCAAAATGATTATGTTAGAATCCACTTCCAAAGGTAATATATAAGAAATCTTCTTGATTCACACACttatttattcagaaaaacaaatgctttgtctttttcttcagaTGCATTTAGAACTGAACTAAATGGAAGAAGCAAACCAGTCTGTGGTGTCTGAATTCATTATTCTTGGGCTTTGTGATTCATGGGACCTCCAGGCCTTCTTCCTggtgacattttcttccctttatttgATCACTGTTTTAGGCAACATCTTCATTGTGGTCCTAATTATTACTGATCTCCACCTTCACTCCCCTATGTACTTTTTGTTAGCCAATCTCTCTTTCATTGACTTCTGCCTTTCTTCAGTCACTACCCCTAAAATGATCACAGACTTTCTAAAGGAAAACAAGACCATCTCCTTTGGAGGGTGTATGTGTCAGATTTTCTTTGGACACTTCTTTGGCGGGGCTGAGATGGTACTGCTTGTGTCAATGGCCTATGATCGTtacgtggccatctgcaagcccctcCATTACTCCAGCATCATGGACAGACATGTGTGCATTGGGTTAGTGATGACATCATGGATCATTGGATTTTTACATTCAGTGAGCCAGCTAGTTCTGATTGTAAAGCTGCCTTTCTGTGGACCCAGAGAATTGGATAGTTTTTTCTGTGATATTCCATTGGTGATCAAGCTAGCCTGCATGGACACCTCTATTCTAGAAATTTTGATAAATGCTGACAGTGGGGTGCTGGCAACCATCTGCTTCATTCTGTTGCTGATCTCTTATTCGCACATTCTGTTTACTGTCTGCCACTCTACAGATGGGGCGTCAAAGGCTCTTTCCACGTGCACTGCCCACATCACAGTGGTGGTGCTCTTCTTTGGACCCTGCATCTTCATCTATCTGTGGCCAGTCAGCATCACCTGGGTGGACAAGTTCCTTGCTGTGTTTTATGCAGTCATCACACCTCTCCTAAATCCAGCCATTTATACCTTAAGAaacaaagagattaaaaatgCTATGAAGAGACTACAATGTTA
The Sciurus carolinensis chromosome 2, mSciCar1.2, whole genome shotgun sequence DNA segment above includes these coding regions:
- the LOC124977387 gene encoding olfactory receptor 4K3-like, encoding MEEANQSVVSEFIILGLCDSWDLQAFFLVTFSSLYLITVLGNIFIVVLIITDLHLHSPMYFLLANLSFIDFCLSSVTTPKMITDFLKENKTISFGGCMCQIFFGHFFGGAEMVLLVSMAYDRYVAICKPLHYSSIMDRHVCIGLVMTSWIIGFLHSVSQLVLIVKLPFCGPRELDSFFCDIPLVIKLACMDTSILEILINADSGVLATICFILLLISYSHILFTVCHSTDGASKALSTCTAHITVVVLFFGPCIFIYLWPVSITWVDKFLAVFYAVITPLLNPAIYTLRNKEIKNAMKRLQC